AAACCCAAAGCAAGTGAATTTCCTCCGTATATAACAAAACTTCCATATGGTGTAGAAGTTACACATAAAATAATAAATTTTGAAATTTATAAAGTAAAAAATGAATTAAGAGTTTTATATAAAATACATGGAAAATCAGAATATACTGAAGTGTTTAGCAAGAAATTCACTGAATTGATGTTAGAGATGAAAATTCATCTTCATAAGACTATGAACATAGTCAACTAGTTCTAACAGAATAAAGTTAATAAGATTAAATTCACTCTTTAACTTTTGATAAACATTTACAAAAAAAGTTAACATAGTTAAGTGTTAACTTTTTTTATGTTTGTGTGGTTGTTTTTTATATTCTAACTAGCATTTAATAATATTTTATTGTTTATTATCCTAAATTAATTGTTTGAGTAAACACTTTTTTATCAAATACTGTTTTCCCTTTCTCATCTTGTCCATCAAGTGCTAGAACTCATTTAAATGTGTAGTTTATGTTGTCTTCTGTTTCAACTTTAATTCCTTGTTGTCTATTTTTGAAATTATTAAAACCTATGTTTACTTTATTTTTCCCACCATGAGTATTTGTTTTAGAAAAGGCAGTTTTTAAACCAGAAATTTTGTCTTTACTCTTTGTGCCAATTGCTAATTGACCATCATTTATGTATATAGATCCTTGTTTACTTTTAATGCGATCATCAAGCTGTTGCTTTATTTTATTTTTATCTGCACCAGATTCAAGAATAATTAGATTTTGATTTTGTGAATATTCAAATAATTCAGGAGCTTTATATTTTTTTTCGTTTGTTTCAGATGACTCTGTTGATTTAGGAGGTTCTGGTGTATTTTCTGTTGAAGTTATAACATTAGATGGTTTGTCATTTGGAATTTTGGCAGGCCCTTCAATTTTTTCCTCTGCTTTATTTGGGTTGCTTTCGGATTTTGGATCATCTGTCGGTTTATCTTTTGTTGGTTCACTATCATTTGTATCTTTTTTGGGAGTAACATTTGACCCTGTTGCACTATTAGTTGATTCTGAATTAGACGATTCAGGATAATTTGCAGAACTATCAGACTTTGGGTTTAATGGAGCATCTTTTGATGTAGTTGTTGATTTAGATTGTTCTTGATCAGAGGTGTCTTGTTTTTTGGTATCAATATCATTAATTCCATCTTTTGTATTACTGTTTGTATTATTTGATGGAGAATTTGTTATTTCATTAGAATTATCTTTCATATTTTCTTTTAGCTCAGCAGGAGCATTTTTCTTATTATCACATGATAAAGAAATTAATGGTGCAACGATAGTTGTTGGAGTTACTAACAAGAATAATTTATTGATTTTTTTCATATTGTCCTTTTATAAATATATATTTTGATTTTTATATTGATTTAATAACTTTAAAGCAAGAAATGTGTAATTTATATTATATAAGTAACTACATTTTTTATTAGTATCTTAGCTTAGCGAGTTAAGCTGTTATTTTAAATATTTAATTATTATTTTTTGACAACTCAAGACCTAATTCATCATACTGTGAAATAGAAATTTCACTAGGTGCATTTGTTAGCATATCCTGGCCTTTTGAATTTTTTGGAAATGGTATTACATCTCTAATTGACAATTGGTTAGTAAGTATCATAACTAATCTATCAAGACCAAGTGCCATTCCACAATGTGGTGGAACACCATAGTCAAGGGCATTTAAAAATCAGCCAAATTTTTTCTCTTGTTCCTCTTTAGAAAGTCCAATAATATTAAACATTTTTTCTTGCATTTTTTTGTCATGAATTCTGGCACTACCACCACCAATTTCAAATCCATTAAGCACAAGATCATAAGCTTCAGCTTTCATTTCTCTTATGTCAATTTTGTCTAATTCATCTATTTTATGAGCAAATCTTGTGAATGGATGGTGAGCAGCATCTCATTTTTGTTCTTCTTTATTAAATTCAAACATTGGTCAACTAGTTATTCATGCAAATGCATACTTTTCATCTGAATTATCAGAATATTTAAATTTATTATTTAATTCAACTCTAACAGCCCCAAGTGCTTGAGATGCATTTTCATATTCATTAGCAACAATAAAATATGTTCCACTCTTATTATTGTTTTCTAGAATTATTTTCGCACACTCTTTTGATGCTTTATTAGCAAAATTAGTATTTGTAATTTGACCATTTTCATATACAAAATAAAAAAGAATATTAGCTTTATTTTTAAGAGCTATTTCTTCAAACTCTTTAAAATCTTTTTTAGTAATTAAAGATTCAACAAAAAGTATTCTTTTACTTTTTGCATTAGCAATAATTGAAAATTCAGACTCATTTCAAATGTGATTAATATCAATTATTTTATAACCGAATCTCAAGTCAGGTTTATCGCTTCCATAGTCTCTAATGACATCATTGTATTCAAGACGTTTAAAAGGAGTTTTAATATTAACACCTTTTAACTCCATTATTTTTGTAACTAATTTTTCAATAATTTGTTGGAAATCTTCTACTTCAAGGAATGAAGTTTCAATATCTACCTGAGCAAATTCTGGTTGTCTATCTTTTCTACTATCTTCATCTCTAAAACATCTTGCAATTTGATAATATCTTTCAAAACCAGACAACATTAATAATTGTTTATACAATTGTGGACTTTGTGGCAATGCTCAAAATTGTCCCTTATTTCTTGTGGCAACTAAAAAGTCTCTAGCTCCTTCAGGGGTACTTTTGCCCAACATAGGAGTTTCAATGTCTATGAAATTATTTTCAAACATAAAATTCCTAATTTCATGCATTACTCTGCTTTTAAATTCTATGCTTTTTTGCATAATTGGCCTTCTAAGGTCTAAATAGCGATACTTAAGTCTAATATCTTCTTTTGTATCTATATCATCTCTAATTGAAAAAGGTAATTCGTTAAGAGCCATTGATAGTATTTCATAGTCGTCAACTTTTATCTCAATTTCACCTGTAGGAATTTCTTTATTTGGATTTACTCTTTTAACAACAAAACCATTAATTTTTATCACACTTTCTTTTGTTATATGAATATCCTCATTAAAAACACATTGAACTATACCAGAACGGTCACGCAAATCAATAAAAGTAAGAGGACCAAATCTTCTTTTGTTAGCAACTCAACCATAAAGAGTTACTTTTTCATTTATGTTTTTTATATTTAATGAATTGTTTTGAATATATTTACTTATCATTTTATACACTTTCTTTTTTTGCAGAATACACTTTTTTATAGATGTATTGGAAAATTATTTTTTTAAAAATTTTGTAATAATTTCATCTTTATTATCCATTAGAAGAGAGAATTTATAAATTCATTTTTCATTTGTTAAAAGGTTTTTGATTATAAAGCAATTATCACCTTCTTTTTCATCATCACAGACTAAAAAAGTAGAATTATATTTTTTTGCTTTTTCAAAAAGTTTTTTAGATTTAAATGGTGTTGGAATAAATTCTATATTTGGAATATAGTTTCTTAGTAAAATACATAATGAAAATAGTTTATCTAAATTATTTATGTTGCTTGCTCCAATAAGAACATCAATTTTATTATTTATATCTTTAAATAAATGATTTTTATCATCTAGCATTAAATCTATTAATCTATCAACTCCCATGCCTCATCCTGAAGCATATAAGTCAGGTCCATTTAAATCTTTTACTAAATTAGAGTATCTTCCGCCTCCTATAACAGTTGATTGACTACCAGCATTTTGGCTTAATGAAACAAATTCATAAACTACTTCATCATAGTAATCTAGTCCTCTAACTAAAGAGCTATCTTTTTGATATTTTATTGCGTTTTTATCTAAAATATAAAGCAATTTGTCAAAATATTCTTTACTTTTTTCAGATAAGAAACTATCAATTTTAGGTGCATTTTTAACAAAATCTTTCTGTGAATCAATTTTGTCATCAAGTATTCTTAAAACATTATTATTTAGACGTTCTTGGCTAGTCTCAGTCAATTCATTTTTGTAATCTTGCAAATATTTTTTTAGATTATCTTGATATAAAATTCGAGAATTTAAATCACCTATTGAATTTATTTTTAAAACAAAATCAATGTTTAGTGATTTTAGAATATTTCATGCCATAATAATTAGTTCTGCATCTTGATAAGGATTAAGATCTTGATCTTTAGGCATAATAGTTTCTACACCAGCTTGATAAAATTGTCTTAATCTACCTTTTTGTGGTTGTTCATATCTGAACATCGGGCCAAAATATGCAAATTTTGTTGACTTAATTTCATCATTAGGCACATATCATTTGTTTTCTATTAGTGCCCTTATAAAACCAGCAGTCCCTTCAGGTCTCAAAGCAATATCTCTTTTTCCCTTATCTTTAAATTCATACATTTCTTTTTTAACGATATCACTTTCAGAAACACTTCTACGATATAGTTCAACAGGTTCCATAATTGGAGTTTCAATAATATTGAAACAAAAGTTCTTGATTTGCTTATAAAATTGTTTTTTTATAACTTCTTTGCAATTTGCTAATGATGGTGAATAGTCTTTTGTTCCTTTTATCTTACTTACCATGAATATTCCTTCTTTTAATAATAATTTCATTAATATTTTACAAAATAATAGAAATTAACTTATATTTATATTTTGAATATTATATGGTTGAAGTTATTGTAAAAATTTTTATATATAATTAAAATTAATTATGAGTAATTTATCACCTGAATCAAGAACAGCACTTATTGTTTTAATTGTCATTTTGTGCTTAGTTATATTTTTTGTAATATTTTTCCTATTTGTCTATTTTAAAAACAAAAAAATAAAAAATATATCAAGAAAAATTAATAAAATGAATGAAAATATTGGCTTTGCAATGAACAATATTTCAACAACAATATCACGATTTAGAGCAGTTTCTAAAACGCGTCATGATTACAAAAGCAATCTCGAAGAGTTAATAAAAATAGATAACAAAATAAAAAAGATATACAATGTTATTTCACCGCTTTATAATGACTTAAATTTACTTATTCATAAATTTAAACTTTTTAGAACCATAGATTTGTACAAAAAATATTTATATCATTATGAGTTGTATAAAAAGGAAATAGAAAAATTTAATCTTATTTCAAATAATTTAAATAAACATTGAAACATTATTGATAAACTTAGTGCAGATTCTACAAGAGTTTTGATAGCACTTGAAGCTTACATTAATAAGAAAAAAAATGATATACCAATTAGCTATAATAGCTTGTTTAATGATTTAAATATTTTAAAACAACAAACATTTAAATTTGAAGAAAAGAAATTGGTAAATGATTTAGCAGACGTTTCATCTGAAATAAACCAACATGAAAAAAGAATCAATCTTTTTGCTAGAAAAGTTGACCATATAGTTCGAATTGAAAATGCTACTTTTAAAATGTTGCCAACTCTTCTTCAAAATTTATTAGAGGAATCAAGAGATAAAGAAAAAGCTCAGAAAATGCTTGATAAGTTAAAGAAAATACAGCAAGAATATCTTCATACTACTTATCAAAAATTATTGGATGAAGTTAAACATCTTTATAAGGATTATTTATATATGGATAATTTTAATAAAGCGGTTAATGAATTTAATGACTATTTAAAAAATCAGTTTGATAATTTTGAATATCACTTTAATATAATTAATAAACAAATTGATTTAACATTTATGATTTTTGATGATAATCATTTTACTAATAATTCTATAAAACAGAACTTCTTGAATAATTATAATGCATTTAAATCTTTAATTAATGATTTTAATACATTTAAAAATAAAATTAAAAATAATGACGAAATAAGCTTTTTTGAATTTCAAATTTTTTTAGAGCATTATAGAAATATAATTATGTTCTTTAATGATTTAATTTACAAATTGAATTTTAATGATACTTGCAAAAATTACAATCAGTTTTACATTGAAGCATTACAATCATGAACGTATAAAATATTGAATTTAAGGGGATATTTTGAAAAATCATCATTAAATGATAGTCGCTTTAAGGAAATTTTAGTATTGAAAAATGAGATTAGTTCTCAATATGAAGAATCAAAACAAATTGATATAAAATCAGAAAATTATGTTAAATGAAACAATTTAATATTAGAGCTTTATGAAGAATTTTACAAGCAGTATAGCTATAAAAAAATGGTTGAAATTTTAATGCTTAAAATTGCTCCAAAAAGATCGATTAATAATAGTGAATTTAACGAAATTATGTTGTATATTAACAGGAATATTATTTCTGGAAAATATAAAGAAGCTTTTGAAATGCTTGTAGCATATATTAAGGGGAAAAAGTATTAATGTATAGCAAAATTTTAATTAGATATGGTGAATTGACTCTTAAAGGTAAAAATAGAGAACAATTTACAAAACAATTAGCTCGTAATGTTAAAAATATAACGGGTGAAATTCCAATTGTCGAATTTGATAGAATGTATTTAAGTTATTCAGAAGAAAATATAAAAAGCTTAAATTATGTTTTTGGTATCACTAGTTTTAGCCCTGTTATAGAATGTGAAAATGACATTGATAAAATTTCTCAATTAGCCTATGAAATAGTTGATAAATGCGCAAAAACATTTAAAGTTTCAGCACGAAGAAATAACAAAGGCTTTAAATATAAGAGTTCTGAAATAAATAACAATGTTGGATCATTTATTTTAAAAAATATTCCAAGTATAACAGTTGATGTTCACAATCCAGAAGTTAATGTTAATATTGAAGTTAGAAAGAATTCAACTTATATTTTTACTCAAAATTATAAAGCTCTTGGTGGTTTACCAGTTGGCGTCAGTGGCGAAGTACTACATCTAATGTCAGGGGGACTAGATAGTCCAATTGCAGCTTTTCAATTAATGAAAAGAGGCTTAAAGGTGAAATTTTTATCGTTTGTTTCTCCACCACAAACAGATGAAAAAACTATTGAAAAAATGCATAAAATAATACAGATTCTAAGTAAATATCAAGGAAAGACAGAATTTTACCTTGCCAATTATTCAGAATTAATGAACTACATTTCTTTTACATCTGATGAATCATATAGAATAAATTTAATGCGTAGAAGTTTTTATAGAATAGCTTCTGAAGTTGCTAAGAAAATTAACATTTTAGCACTTTCGAATGGTGAAAATTTAGGTCAAGTTGCTAGTCAAACGCTTGAAAGTTTAAGTACAATTGCAAATGCAACCAATTTGTTAATTTTTAGACCATTGCTAACTAATGACAAGATTGAAACAATAGAAATTGCTAAGAAAATTGGAACATATGATTTATGCATAGAAAAAACAAAAGAAACTTGTGAACTTTTTGCTCCACAATGGCCAGTTACAAAACCTAGGTTAGAGAAATCAATAGAACTTGAAAAAGAACTAAATAAGCTCCCAGAATTAGAAAAGGAGCTTATTGAAAATAGAATTAAAAAAATTATTGTTTAATAATTAGCGCAAGAAAAACAGCAATACCAACGATTATTAAAATGAACAGTATCAAAAAAATGAATGTAGCAATAGCCATTCTTTTTTTATTTTCTTTATATTTATTTCTAATATCAGCATCTAGATTTTCAATAGCATCATTCAACAGCTCTTTTCTGTCATTTATGTTTATTGAATTTAAATCTAAATCAGAAAGTATTTTAACCTTTTCAATATCTCTAAAGGATGTTGAAACTGTTTCTTCTTGTTTTTTGTCATTCATATTTTCAATTTTACTTTTTTATTTATTCAAAA
The genomic region above belongs to Mycoplasma tauri and contains:
- the aspS gene encoding aspartate--tRNA ligase; the encoded protein is MISKYIQNNSLNIKNINEKVTLYGWVANKRRFGPLTFIDLRDRSGIVQCVFNEDIHITKESVIKINGFVVKRVNPNKEIPTGEIEIKVDDYEILSMALNELPFSIRDDIDTKEDIRLKYRYLDLRRPIMQKSIEFKSRVMHEIRNFMFENNFIDIETPMLGKSTPEGARDFLVATRNKGQFWALPQSPQLYKQLLMLSGFERYYQIARCFRDEDSRKDRQPEFAQVDIETSFLEVEDFQQIIEKLVTKIMELKGVNIKTPFKRLEYNDVIRDYGSDKPDLRFGYKIIDINHIWNESEFSIIANAKSKRILFVESLITKKDFKEFEEIALKNKANILFYFVYENGQITNTNFANKASKECAKIILENNNKSGTYFIVANEYENASQALGAVRVELNNKFKYSDNSDEKYAFAWITSWPMFEFNKEEQKWDAAHHPFTRFAHKIDELDKIDIREMKAEAYDLVLNGFEIGGGSARIHDKKMQEKMFNIIGLSKEEQEKKFGWFLNALDYGVPPHCGMALGLDRLVMILTNQLSIRDVIPFPKNSKGQDMLTNAPSEISISQYDELGLELSKNNN
- the hisS gene encoding histidine--tRNA ligase translates to MVSKIKGTKDYSPSLANCKEVIKKQFYKQIKNFCFNIIETPIMEPVELYRRSVSESDIVKKEMYEFKDKGKRDIALRPEGTAGFIRALIENKWYVPNDEIKSTKFAYFGPMFRYEQPQKGRLRQFYQAGVETIMPKDQDLNPYQDAELIIMAWNILKSLNIDFVLKINSIGDLNSRILYQDNLKKYLQDYKNELTETSQERLNNNVLRILDDKIDSQKDFVKNAPKIDSFLSEKSKEYFDKLLYILDKNAIKYQKDSSLVRGLDYYDEVVYEFVSLSQNAGSQSTVIGGGRYSNLVKDLNGPDLYASGWGMGVDRLIDLMLDDKNHLFKDINNKIDVLIGASNINNLDKLFSLCILLRNYIPNIEFIPTPFKSKKLFEKAKKYNSTFLVCDDEKEGDNCFIIKNLLTNEKWIYKFSLLMDNKDEIITKFLKK
- the thiI gene encoding tRNA uracil 4-sulfurtransferase ThiI gives rise to the protein MYSKILIRYGELTLKGKNREQFTKQLARNVKNITGEIPIVEFDRMYLSYSEENIKSLNYVFGITSFSPVIECENDIDKISQLAYEIVDKCAKTFKVSARRNNKGFKYKSSEINNNVGSFILKNIPSITVDVHNPEVNVNIEVRKNSTYIFTQNYKALGGLPVGVSGEVLHLMSGGLDSPIAAFQLMKRGLKVKFLSFVSPPQTDEKTIEKMHKIIQILSKYQGKTEFYLANYSELMNYISFTSDESYRINLMRRSFYRIASEVAKKINILALSNGENLGQVASQTLESLSTIANATNLLIFRPLLTNDKIETIEIAKKIGTYDLCIEKTKETCELFAPQWPVTKPRLEKSIELEKELNKLPELEKELIENRIKKIIV